The following proteins are encoded in a genomic region of Bernardetia sp. MNP-M8:
- a CDS encoding LytTR family DNA-binding domain-containing protein encodes MKAIIIDDELRARRILKTLLTEHCPQINIVGEAENVPDAVQLIHKTNPDIVFSDIEMPEYSGFELLKFITNIDFALIFVTAYQEYAIRAFEVSAVDYLLKPLEIDLLKKAVEKVEKHLQLTGNSENNQKMETLRQNLKGEYITRFALPMADGLMFVEADDIMYLIAEGSYTEIVFSDKKRVLVTKKIKYFEENLINPCFFRSHRSYIVNLNKISQYIRTGNYIIMDDGFKASLARDRKDEFLQIYQG; translated from the coding sequence ATGAAAGCTATAATTATAGACGACGAACTCCGAGCAAGAAGAATTTTGAAAACTCTCTTGACAGAACATTGCCCTCAAATAAATATTGTTGGAGAGGCTGAAAATGTTCCTGATGCTGTTCAACTTATTCACAAAACAAATCCAGATATTGTTTTTTCAGATATCGAAATGCCTGAATATTCGGGTTTTGAGCTTCTCAAATTTATAACAAATATTGACTTTGCACTTATTTTCGTAACTGCTTATCAAGAGTATGCTATCCGTGCTTTTGAGGTTTCGGCAGTAGATTATTTATTGAAGCCTTTAGAAATAGATTTACTCAAAAAAGCTGTCGAAAAAGTAGAAAAACACCTTCAACTAACAGGAAATTCAGAAAACAATCAAAAAATGGAAACCCTAAGACAAAACTTAAAAGGTGAATATATTACTCGTTTTGCACTTCCAATGGCAGACGGATTGATGTTTGTCGAAGCTGATGATATTATGTATTTGATTGCAGAAGGTTCTTATACAGAAATTGTTTTTTCAGATAAAAAGCGAGTATTAGTTACCAAAAAAATAAAATATTTTGAAGAAAATTTAATAAATCCTTGTTTTTTTCGCTCGCATCGGTCATATATTGTTAATCTAAACAAAATTAGTCAGTATATCCGAACAGGAAATTATA